TCACCGGATTAGTAATTAAGTTAAACATATATTGAAAATTAATGTCTTATAAGAGCGCTCTTACGAAAGTCAGACAAGGCAGGTGACTTTCACAACGAGTTGACCGCTGAGTTACTGACGCCTACAAACCCCCTCATCCTGAATTTGCCCAATGTATACAATTGCCAGCTAACAAAAACTAGAGCAGAACCGCAGGGCCAGTTAGCGCATCACAATCATGGTGTCAAAGCTGACCATCACCGACTCCAATCTGCTTACAACCAGATAAAACCCAGCCAACGGCGGGGTCGGCGCCGGAAGTGAGTCCGTTTAAATTGCTGCTGACGCTTATTGTACCGATAATAGTAGTCGCCCACACGCAGCGTTTCCCGGCCTGTAGTAACGGCCGGGTCCAGGTCATCATCCAGCGTGTGCAGGCTACCCTTCGTTTGACGGGCAATTTGGTCAAAATCAGCTTGAAACGGACGTTCAACGGTGCCCCCCGTGGTGCCGCACAAAATAACATGGACAGGATGGGTAACACGACCTAACTCGGCCATGTCCTTTACCCAACTTAGGTTATCAGCCACCAGAATCAGGTGACGAGCTCGCGGAAACGTTTGTTGAGCCACCAGAAGGGCTTCGACATCGTTCTCCGCATCGTCTTTATTGCGAACGGTGTTGCGGGCAGCCGCTACTAACGGCCACAAGAGCGTCTCGGGCCGGGGATTCGCCACGATGTACATCTGTCCCGGTGGGCCGCCCGGTCGGGTTTGCTGCCCCAGGCTATCGCAGTCGGTAAAAAGCACTAGGCCAAGCGGTCCAGATCGCACCACCTGACGCCGTAACCAGCTCACAATCTGCGTTGAATAGGGGTACATGCTGGTAGTTAGATCGCAGACAATGACCGCGTCTGGCCAGTGGGCCAAGTTCCTCTCCAACACCCGGTAACTGGTCGAATCATCCCCGAACTGGCCGGTAGTTACCTGTTCAATAATGGCGCTTTCTTCCCGACTCCAGGATAGCGTTTTATACCGGCGCATCAGGTCGACGGATAGGGTCTGCCCCCGTAGCAGCACCGGGGGTAGGGGGTATATAGCAGCAACCCGACGATCAGGTAGACCAAGATCGCGATGGGGCTGCCGCTTGGTTCGCCTGTCGCTTTTCCTGAGTGGCTGTCTGGTCGGTCGGTCGGTCGACACAATGGGAGGCAAAGGAGCGGGGACCAAACGTGGGGAAAGGGTTACTGGCGCAGGGAGGACCTTGTGCGTTGATGGAGTGACGTTATCACCTGACCCTATTAGCCAGCCTATAACGCCCAGACCGACAAGGATACTACCCAGGAGCAGCCCGCCCCGACGCCAGCATCGTTGACGTAGCCGACCTTGTAACCGCCCCCACTCAGCCGGTTCATCAGTGGGCTGGTAATCCGCTAGTTGCTGGCGGACCCAGTCATGCAACGGTTTATCGTCGGGTTGGTTCATGGGTTGGTTTGGCTTGATCGGTTAGCGCCAGTCGCAGCCGACGGTTGGCTTCACTCAAGTGGGCACGGGACGTACTGACAGCCAGCCCCAACTGACCGGCGATTTCCTGATGCGAGTAGCCGTCCAGTACATACAAACTAAACACTAATCGATACGGTAGGGGTAGCTCTTGCAACAACCGGATAATATCTTCGGCCGAAAGCGTAGCCAGTATTTGCTCTTCGTTCAGATACGGCTCCAGCGGTTCTTCACCCGCTGGTAAGGCCGTTAACAGCAGCTCGCGCCGACGCCGAACCCGGTAATAGTCCAGCGCGGTATTGACCATAATTCGTCGCAACCAGGCCCGCAGAGCCGATTCCTGCTGTAAGCTTTCCAGTTTATTCAACGCCTTCATAAACCCGTCGTTCAGGATTTCGCGCGCGTCCTCCCGATCATTGGCATAAACCAGACACACCGACAGC
The genomic region above belongs to Spirosoma agri and contains:
- a CDS encoding RNA polymerase sigma factor, producing MTDSQLAQLLNDCRRGSQAAQRSFYERYYGYALSVCLVYANDREDAREILNDGFMKALNKLESLQQESALRAWLRRIMVNTALDYYRVRRRRELLLTALPAGEEPLEPYLNEEQILATLSAEDIIRLLQELPLPYRLVFSLYVLDGYSHQEIAGQLGLAVSTSRAHLSEANRRLRLALTDQAKPTHEPTRR